In a single window of the Nycticebus coucang isolate mNycCou1 chromosome 13, mNycCou1.pri, whole genome shotgun sequence genome:
- the YTHDF3 gene encoding YTH domain-containing family protein 3 isoform X1: protein MFYLDLTLLHRAEETGEESFSVQNGSIHQKDAVNDDDFEPYLSSQTNQSNSYPPMSDPYMPSYYAPSIGFPYSLGEAAWSTAGDQPMPYLTTYGQMSNGEHHYIPDGVFSQPGALGNTPPFLGQHGFNFFPGNADFSTWGTSGSQGQSTQSSAYSSSYGYPPSSLGRAITDGQAGFGNDTLSKVPGISSIEQGMTGLKIGGDLTAAVTKTVGTALSSSGMTSIAANSVPPVSSAAPKPTSWAAIARKPAKPQPKLKPKGNVGIGGSAVPPPPIKHNMNIGTWDEKGSVVKAPPTQPVLPPQTIIQQPQPLIQPPPLVQSQLPQQQPQPPQPQQQQGPQPQAQPHQVQPQQQQLQNRWVAPRNRGAGFNQNNGAGSENFGLGVVPVSASPSSIEVHPVLEKLKAINNYNPKDFDWNLKNGRVFIIKSYSEDDIHRSIKYSIWCSTEHGNKRLDAAYRSLNGKGPLYLLFSVNGSGHFCGVAEMKSVVDYNAYAGVWSQDKWKGKFEVKWIFVKDVPNNQLRHIRLENNDNKPVTNSRDTQEVPLEKAKQVLKIIATFKHTTSIFDDFAHYEKRQEEEEAMRRERNRNKQ from the exons ATGTTCTATCTTGATTTGACTCTGCTTCATAGAGCAGAGGAAACAGGCGAAGAATCAT TTTCAGTACAAAACGGTTCGATTCATCAGAAAGATGCTGTAAATGATGATGATTTTGAGCCATACTTAAGTAGCCAGACAAATCAG AGTAACAGCTATCCACCAATGTCTGATCCATATATGCCTAGTTACTATGCTCCATCCATTGGATTTCCTTATTCTCTTGGGGAAGCAGCGTGGTCCacagctggagaccagcctatGCCATATCTGACAACCTATGGACAAATGAGTAATGGAGAACATCATTATATACCAGATGGTGTGTTTAGTCAACCTGGGGCATTAGGAAATACCCCTCCATTTCTTGGTCAACATGGATTTAACTTTTTTCCTGGTAATGCTGATTTCTCTACATGGGGGACAAGTGGATCTCAGGGACAATCAACACAAAGTTCTGCTTATAGTAGCAGTTATGGCTATCCACCTAGTTCTCTTGGGAGAGCTATTACTGATGGACAGGCTGGATTTGGCAATGATACTTTGAGTAAGGTACCTGGCATTAGCAGTATTGAGCAAGGCATGACTGGACTGAAAATTGGTGGTGACCTGACAGCCGCAGTGACAAAGACAGTAGGTACAGCTTTGAGCAGCAGTGGTATGACTAGCATTGCAGCCAATAGTGTGCCCCCAGTTAGCAGTGCAGCCCCTAAACCAACTTCCTGGGCTGCCATTGCCAGAAAGCCTGCTAAACCTCAACCGAAACTTAAACCCAAGGGCAATGTGGGAATTGGGGGTTCTGCTGTGCCACCACCTCCTATAAAACACAACATGAATATTGGAACGTGGGATGAAAAGGGGTCAGTGGTGAAGGCTCCACCAACCCAACCAGTTCTGCCTCCTCAAACTATAATCCAGCAGCCTCAGCCATTAATTCAGCCACCACCATTGGTGCAAAGCCAACTGCCTCAACAGCAGCCTCAGCCACCACAACCACAGCAGCAACAAGGACCTCAGCCGCAGGCCCAGCCTCACCAAGTGCAGcctcagcagcagcagctgcagaaTCGCTGGGTAGCTCCTCGGAACAGGGGGGCAGGCTTCAACCAGAACAATGGAGCGGGCAGTGAAAACTTTGGTTTAGGTGTCGTGCCTGTCAGTGCTTCACCTTCTAGCATAGAAGTGCATCCAGTGCTGGAAAAGCTAAAGGCCATAAACAACTATAATCCCAAAGACTTTGATTGGAACCTGAAGAACGGACGTGTGTTTATAATTAAAAGCTACTCTGAGGATGACATACATCGTTCCATTAAGTACTCTATCTGGTGTAGTACTGAGCATGGTAATAAGCGTTTGGATGCAGCTTATCGTTCACTGAATGGGAAAGGCCCACTCTATTTACTCTTCAGTGTGAATGGAAGTGGACATTTCTGTGGAGTGGCTGAAATGAAGTCTGTTGTGGACTATAATGCGTATGCTGGTGTATGGTCTCAGGATAAGTGGAAGGGCAAATTTGAAGTTAAATGGATCTTTGTCAAAGATGTTCCCAATAACCAATTACGGCATATTCGCTTagaaaataatgacaacaaaCCAGTTACCAATTCAAGGGACACTCAAGAGGTACCCCTAGAAAAAGCTAAGCAAGTGCTTAAAATAATTGCTACTTTCAAGCATACCACCTCAATCTTTGATGACTTTGCACATTATGAAAAGCGTCAAGAAGAGGAGGAAGCCATGCGTAGG
- the YTHDF3 gene encoding YTH domain-containing family protein 3 isoform X3: MRPKGQGNKVSVQNGSIHQKDAVNDDDFEPYLSSQTNQSNSYPPMSDPYMPSYYAPSIGFPYSLGEAAWSTAGDQPMPYLTTYGQMSNGEHHYIPDGVFSQPGALGNTPPFLGQHGFNFFPGNADFSTWGTSGSQGQSTQSSAYSSSYGYPPSSLGRAITDGQAGFGNDTLSKVPGISSIEQGMTGLKIGGDLTAAVTKTVGTALSSSGMTSIAANSVPPVSSAAPKPTSWAAIARKPAKPQPKLKPKGNVGIGGSAVPPPPIKHNMNIGTWDEKGSVVKAPPTQPVLPPQTIIQQPQPLIQPPPLVQSQLPQQQPQPPQPQQQQGPQPQAQPHQVQPQQQQLQNRWVAPRNRGAGFNQNNGAGSENFGLGVVPVSASPSSIEVHPVLEKLKAINNYNPKDFDWNLKNGRVFIIKSYSEDDIHRSIKYSIWCSTEHGNKRLDAAYRSLNGKGPLYLLFSVNGSGHFCGVAEMKSVVDYNAYAGVWSQDKWKGKFEVKWIFVKDVPNNQLRHIRLENNDNKPVTNSRDTQEVPLEKAKQVLKIIATFKHTTSIFDDFAHYEKRQEEEEAMRRERNRNKQ, translated from the exons TTTCAGTACAAAACGGTTCGATTCATCAGAAAGATGCTGTAAATGATGATGATTTTGAGCCATACTTAAGTAGCCAGACAAATCAG AGTAACAGCTATCCACCAATGTCTGATCCATATATGCCTAGTTACTATGCTCCATCCATTGGATTTCCTTATTCTCTTGGGGAAGCAGCGTGGTCCacagctggagaccagcctatGCCATATCTGACAACCTATGGACAAATGAGTAATGGAGAACATCATTATATACCAGATGGTGTGTTTAGTCAACCTGGGGCATTAGGAAATACCCCTCCATTTCTTGGTCAACATGGATTTAACTTTTTTCCTGGTAATGCTGATTTCTCTACATGGGGGACAAGTGGATCTCAGGGACAATCAACACAAAGTTCTGCTTATAGTAGCAGTTATGGCTATCCACCTAGTTCTCTTGGGAGAGCTATTACTGATGGACAGGCTGGATTTGGCAATGATACTTTGAGTAAGGTACCTGGCATTAGCAGTATTGAGCAAGGCATGACTGGACTGAAAATTGGTGGTGACCTGACAGCCGCAGTGACAAAGACAGTAGGTACAGCTTTGAGCAGCAGTGGTATGACTAGCATTGCAGCCAATAGTGTGCCCCCAGTTAGCAGTGCAGCCCCTAAACCAACTTCCTGGGCTGCCATTGCCAGAAAGCCTGCTAAACCTCAACCGAAACTTAAACCCAAGGGCAATGTGGGAATTGGGGGTTCTGCTGTGCCACCACCTCCTATAAAACACAACATGAATATTGGAACGTGGGATGAAAAGGGGTCAGTGGTGAAGGCTCCACCAACCCAACCAGTTCTGCCTCCTCAAACTATAATCCAGCAGCCTCAGCCATTAATTCAGCCACCACCATTGGTGCAAAGCCAACTGCCTCAACAGCAGCCTCAGCCACCACAACCACAGCAGCAACAAGGACCTCAGCCGCAGGCCCAGCCTCACCAAGTGCAGcctcagcagcagcagctgcagaaTCGCTGGGTAGCTCCTCGGAACAGGGGGGCAGGCTTCAACCAGAACAATGGAGCGGGCAGTGAAAACTTTGGTTTAGGTGTCGTGCCTGTCAGTGCTTCACCTTCTAGCATAGAAGTGCATCCAGTGCTGGAAAAGCTAAAGGCCATAAACAACTATAATCCCAAAGACTTTGATTGGAACCTGAAGAACGGACGTGTGTTTATAATTAAAAGCTACTCTGAGGATGACATACATCGTTCCATTAAGTACTCTATCTGGTGTAGTACTGAGCATGGTAATAAGCGTTTGGATGCAGCTTATCGTTCACTGAATGGGAAAGGCCCACTCTATTTACTCTTCAGTGTGAATGGAAGTGGACATTTCTGTGGAGTGGCTGAAATGAAGTCTGTTGTGGACTATAATGCGTATGCTGGTGTATGGTCTCAGGATAAGTGGAAGGGCAAATTTGAAGTTAAATGGATCTTTGTCAAAGATGTTCCCAATAACCAATTACGGCATATTCGCTTagaaaataatgacaacaaaCCAGTTACCAATTCAAGGGACACTCAAGAGGTACCCCTAGAAAAAGCTAAGCAAGTGCTTAAAATAATTGCTACTTTCAAGCATACCACCTCAATCTTTGATGACTTTGCACATTATGAAAAGCGTCAAGAAGAGGAGGAAGCCATGCGTAGG
- the YTHDF3 gene encoding YTH domain-containing family protein 3 isoform X4: MSDPYMPSYYAPSIGFPYSLGEAAWSTAGDQPMPYLTTYGQMSNGEHHYIPDGVFSQPGALGNTPPFLGQHGFNFFPGNADFSTWGTSGSQGQSTQSSAYSSSYGYPPSSLGRAITDGQAGFGNDTLSKVPGISSIEQGMTGLKIGGDLTAAVTKTVGTALSSSGMTSIAANSVPPVSSAAPKPTSWAAIARKPAKPQPKLKPKGNVGIGGSAVPPPPIKHNMNIGTWDEKGSVVKAPPTQPVLPPQTIIQQPQPLIQPPPLVQSQLPQQQPQPPQPQQQQGPQPQAQPHQVQPQQQQLQNRWVAPRNRGAGFNQNNGAGSENFGLGVVPVSASPSSIEVHPVLEKLKAINNYNPKDFDWNLKNGRVFIIKSYSEDDIHRSIKYSIWCSTEHGNKRLDAAYRSLNGKGPLYLLFSVNGSGHFCGVAEMKSVVDYNAYAGVWSQDKWKGKFEVKWIFVKDVPNNQLRHIRLENNDNKPVTNSRDTQEVPLEKAKQVLKIIATFKHTTSIFDDFAHYEKRQEEEEAMRRERNRNKQ, from the coding sequence ATGTCTGATCCATATATGCCTAGTTACTATGCTCCATCCATTGGATTTCCTTATTCTCTTGGGGAAGCAGCGTGGTCCacagctggagaccagcctatGCCATATCTGACAACCTATGGACAAATGAGTAATGGAGAACATCATTATATACCAGATGGTGTGTTTAGTCAACCTGGGGCATTAGGAAATACCCCTCCATTTCTTGGTCAACATGGATTTAACTTTTTTCCTGGTAATGCTGATTTCTCTACATGGGGGACAAGTGGATCTCAGGGACAATCAACACAAAGTTCTGCTTATAGTAGCAGTTATGGCTATCCACCTAGTTCTCTTGGGAGAGCTATTACTGATGGACAGGCTGGATTTGGCAATGATACTTTGAGTAAGGTACCTGGCATTAGCAGTATTGAGCAAGGCATGACTGGACTGAAAATTGGTGGTGACCTGACAGCCGCAGTGACAAAGACAGTAGGTACAGCTTTGAGCAGCAGTGGTATGACTAGCATTGCAGCCAATAGTGTGCCCCCAGTTAGCAGTGCAGCCCCTAAACCAACTTCCTGGGCTGCCATTGCCAGAAAGCCTGCTAAACCTCAACCGAAACTTAAACCCAAGGGCAATGTGGGAATTGGGGGTTCTGCTGTGCCACCACCTCCTATAAAACACAACATGAATATTGGAACGTGGGATGAAAAGGGGTCAGTGGTGAAGGCTCCACCAACCCAACCAGTTCTGCCTCCTCAAACTATAATCCAGCAGCCTCAGCCATTAATTCAGCCACCACCATTGGTGCAAAGCCAACTGCCTCAACAGCAGCCTCAGCCACCACAACCACAGCAGCAACAAGGACCTCAGCCGCAGGCCCAGCCTCACCAAGTGCAGcctcagcagcagcagctgcagaaTCGCTGGGTAGCTCCTCGGAACAGGGGGGCAGGCTTCAACCAGAACAATGGAGCGGGCAGTGAAAACTTTGGTTTAGGTGTCGTGCCTGTCAGTGCTTCACCTTCTAGCATAGAAGTGCATCCAGTGCTGGAAAAGCTAAAGGCCATAAACAACTATAATCCCAAAGACTTTGATTGGAACCTGAAGAACGGACGTGTGTTTATAATTAAAAGCTACTCTGAGGATGACATACATCGTTCCATTAAGTACTCTATCTGGTGTAGTACTGAGCATGGTAATAAGCGTTTGGATGCAGCTTATCGTTCACTGAATGGGAAAGGCCCACTCTATTTACTCTTCAGTGTGAATGGAAGTGGACATTTCTGTGGAGTGGCTGAAATGAAGTCTGTTGTGGACTATAATGCGTATGCTGGTGTATGGTCTCAGGATAAGTGGAAGGGCAAATTTGAAGTTAAATGGATCTTTGTCAAAGATGTTCCCAATAACCAATTACGGCATATTCGCTTagaaaataatgacaacaaaCCAGTTACCAATTCAAGGGACACTCAAGAGGTACCCCTAGAAAAAGCTAAGCAAGTGCTTAAAATAATTGCTACTTTCAAGCATACCACCTCAATCTTTGATGACTTTGCACATTATGAAAAGCGTCAAGAAGAGGAGGAAGCCATGCGTAGG
- the YTHDF3 gene encoding YTH domain-containing family protein 3 isoform X2 — MSATSVDQRPKGQGNKVSVQNGSIHQKDAVNDDDFEPYLSSQTNQSNSYPPMSDPYMPSYYAPSIGFPYSLGEAAWSTAGDQPMPYLTTYGQMSNGEHHYIPDGVFSQPGALGNTPPFLGQHGFNFFPGNADFSTWGTSGSQGQSTQSSAYSSSYGYPPSSLGRAITDGQAGFGNDTLSKVPGISSIEQGMTGLKIGGDLTAAVTKTVGTALSSSGMTSIAANSVPPVSSAAPKPTSWAAIARKPAKPQPKLKPKGNVGIGGSAVPPPPIKHNMNIGTWDEKGSVVKAPPTQPVLPPQTIIQQPQPLIQPPPLVQSQLPQQQPQPPQPQQQQGPQPQAQPHQVQPQQQQLQNRWVAPRNRGAGFNQNNGAGSENFGLGVVPVSASPSSIEVHPVLEKLKAINNYNPKDFDWNLKNGRVFIIKSYSEDDIHRSIKYSIWCSTEHGNKRLDAAYRSLNGKGPLYLLFSVNGSGHFCGVAEMKSVVDYNAYAGVWSQDKWKGKFEVKWIFVKDVPNNQLRHIRLENNDNKPVTNSRDTQEVPLEKAKQVLKIIATFKHTTSIFDDFAHYEKRQEEEEAMRRERNRNKQ, encoded by the exons TTTCAGTACAAAACGGTTCGATTCATCAGAAAGATGCTGTAAATGATGATGATTTTGAGCCATACTTAAGTAGCCAGACAAATCAG AGTAACAGCTATCCACCAATGTCTGATCCATATATGCCTAGTTACTATGCTCCATCCATTGGATTTCCTTATTCTCTTGGGGAAGCAGCGTGGTCCacagctggagaccagcctatGCCATATCTGACAACCTATGGACAAATGAGTAATGGAGAACATCATTATATACCAGATGGTGTGTTTAGTCAACCTGGGGCATTAGGAAATACCCCTCCATTTCTTGGTCAACATGGATTTAACTTTTTTCCTGGTAATGCTGATTTCTCTACATGGGGGACAAGTGGATCTCAGGGACAATCAACACAAAGTTCTGCTTATAGTAGCAGTTATGGCTATCCACCTAGTTCTCTTGGGAGAGCTATTACTGATGGACAGGCTGGATTTGGCAATGATACTTTGAGTAAGGTACCTGGCATTAGCAGTATTGAGCAAGGCATGACTGGACTGAAAATTGGTGGTGACCTGACAGCCGCAGTGACAAAGACAGTAGGTACAGCTTTGAGCAGCAGTGGTATGACTAGCATTGCAGCCAATAGTGTGCCCCCAGTTAGCAGTGCAGCCCCTAAACCAACTTCCTGGGCTGCCATTGCCAGAAAGCCTGCTAAACCTCAACCGAAACTTAAACCCAAGGGCAATGTGGGAATTGGGGGTTCTGCTGTGCCACCACCTCCTATAAAACACAACATGAATATTGGAACGTGGGATGAAAAGGGGTCAGTGGTGAAGGCTCCACCAACCCAACCAGTTCTGCCTCCTCAAACTATAATCCAGCAGCCTCAGCCATTAATTCAGCCACCACCATTGGTGCAAAGCCAACTGCCTCAACAGCAGCCTCAGCCACCACAACCACAGCAGCAACAAGGACCTCAGCCGCAGGCCCAGCCTCACCAAGTGCAGcctcagcagcagcagctgcagaaTCGCTGGGTAGCTCCTCGGAACAGGGGGGCAGGCTTCAACCAGAACAATGGAGCGGGCAGTGAAAACTTTGGTTTAGGTGTCGTGCCTGTCAGTGCTTCACCTTCTAGCATAGAAGTGCATCCAGTGCTGGAAAAGCTAAAGGCCATAAACAACTATAATCCCAAAGACTTTGATTGGAACCTGAAGAACGGACGTGTGTTTATAATTAAAAGCTACTCTGAGGATGACATACATCGTTCCATTAAGTACTCTATCTGGTGTAGTACTGAGCATGGTAATAAGCGTTTGGATGCAGCTTATCGTTCACTGAATGGGAAAGGCCCACTCTATTTACTCTTCAGTGTGAATGGAAGTGGACATTTCTGTGGAGTGGCTGAAATGAAGTCTGTTGTGGACTATAATGCGTATGCTGGTGTATGGTCTCAGGATAAGTGGAAGGGCAAATTTGAAGTTAAATGGATCTTTGTCAAAGATGTTCCCAATAACCAATTACGGCATATTCGCTTagaaaataatgacaacaaaCCAGTTACCAATTCAAGGGACACTCAAGAGGTACCCCTAGAAAAAGCTAAGCAAGTGCTTAAAATAATTGCTACTTTCAAGCATACCACCTCAATCTTTGATGACTTTGCACATTATGAAAAGCGTCAAGAAGAGGAGGAAGCCATGCGTAGG